From Actinosynnema mirum DSM 43827, a single genomic window includes:
- a CDS encoding amino acid adenylation domain-containing protein: MAELDRDRVLLGASTAEEVELRRRIAALPPERRALFEEALSAGLAESGPPGRPAVAGGPVRPSFGQERMWVLSRLTPVAYNYATAVRLRGRFNPVALRAAVDAVARRQESLRTSLVHAGDGGLVCSVAERVAVPLRIVDLGPAGDDGLLERLVTAEIGSPFDLAQGPLLRSAVFRLGPDDHLVLLTAHHVITDGWSNGVLAQDLSQGYRDLVAGHPVRLPMPELGYRDFAAWQRNRAEGPQSRELTDFWRERLVDLPHTELPLDRPRPATGRGAGANHSLVLGPDLAAGLERLRRENGGSLLVLVLTALAVVLRAMTGQGDLALGTLVSGRSRPEFQRLVGYFVNVVLLRLSAPEGASFRATWAGVREAVRESLAHQELPYEKLLELHRESGRSGNPIRVLCVAQQARPSLELPGLDVEQLEVEPGAAQYDLLVEVGEDASGVRISCQYDVDLFTGATVRQLAEHLRTVLVGAVQGADRTGAELLAEPSGRAAPTAAPPAAESVSALFEQQARRTPDAVALHDGPHAVTYRALDRRANQLADLLAERGVAPGDRVACCLPRSTHSVLAALAVLKLGAAYVAVDPRQPAERIGGILADARSRCALTTAEFSGVAAVADVPLVVLDEVGGELAGRSAHWRSRPVHHDSVAYLVYTSGSTGAPKGVLGTHRGLVNRIRWTQRAYPTGDAEVWAARTSPGFVDAVWEIFGPLLSGVPLVLVGAADTADPARLVEVLATWRVTRLVAVPTLLRIMLEDRPDLERDLPLLLTWVSSGEALTTELAERFHRGLPGRRLLNLYGSAEVAADATAFEVAPGCANHPAVPIGAPLDGVDVEVLTPSGVPAPPLGVGELHVGGAGLALGYHCRPAETAARFLPAPGADRAGRRRFRTGDQVRRRVEGGLDYLGRLDSQVQIRGHRVEPGEVEGVLREHPRVREAAVTARADAIGDLSLVAYVVTADDTGQADDLTAFLRRRLPPYAVPSAVVRLPELPLNASGKVDRPRLPHPGPERDRPAPVRPGTPLEAAVLDVFEDVLPVAARPRASDDFFLLGGHSLLAAHVAALLRERLGVEVSLGDLLAAPTAVGLATRLEHAAAPPEARTASGPAARIAPDPAAAHEPFPLTEVQRAYLVGRDAEFDLGEVATHAYLELNAAGLDIDRFETALNEVIGRHPMLRAVMSHDGTQRVLESVPRYLVAHQDLSRDDSSARRRRLLRWREELSHQVLPADRWPLFDVRVSRLPGRDAVVHISVDALICDAYSFGLVMTELADRYAGRGGAHPPLGLTFRDYVLAQERRRREPAHEKALAYWRDRLAELPAGPELPMATSPEHVDRPRFARRSGRLEKSDWSALKARAAERGLTASALLLNAFVEVVTRWSRRPHYSLVLTVFQRESAHPEVGGLVGDFTSLSVLEVDRRTRSTFAEHAHALQRRLWDDLDHAQVSGVEVMRWWNRERGLPPGALTPVVFTSNLPVGGAPRPEAADSPFGEVGFAITQTPQVHLDHQVGEQGGALVFNWDSVDELFSPGVVDGMFDEYRRLLGALVEDESGWTAPLEAALPAAQAATRAGVTVESDAAPPRCLHEAVLAAAERLPDHVAVVDGLTRTTYRDLVARAHRVARTLLARPGPRQTLVGIAIRKSWQQVAAALGVVEAGMAFLPLDVDLPPARLRHLVERGELRTVLTAGEDARRLPLPPDVLVVDLDDDAALDPSTAPPLVPVDPADLAYVIFTSGSTGTPKGVMIDHRGAANTVDAVNGRFGIGPEDRVLAVSSLSFDLAVYDLFGLLAAGGTVVLPEHGKRRDPAHWSDLVRRERITVWNSVPALAGVLADHVELLAPDALASLRLVMLSGDWIPIALPDRVRALAGRATVLSLGGATEGSIWSVWYPIGEVDPAWPSVPYGVAMPGQSARVLDEDLRPRPDWVVGELFLGGQGVALGYWRDREQTDHRFPTDPDTGGRLYRTGDLARHLPDGNLEFLGREDGQVKVNGYRVELGEVETAVQRLPGVQAAAVVAAGEPGADRRLVAFYVPEPGFEPDPVGLRPRLGEALPGYLVPALFRPLDRIPLTPNGKVDRSALQERVADRGRPAPAARPATPARGTRLHEGIGAIWAELLSVPEVRPQDDFFALGGTSLQAIRLVAKVREQLGLRIRLNQLFENPTPAALADAVTGAQSGEGPEPGALPALAPSPGDRYEPFPLTDIQHAYWLGRRAGLGLGGVATHGYVEMDVDDLDLGRLERALRVLVDRHDALRTVVRRDGTQQVLKTVPGYRIETADLRAQPSEAAAERLAEVRAEMSHQVRDAGSWPLFELRAHRLDDLVTRLHLSIDLLIADAHSSRILTGELMAAYQDPAATLPEPACTFRDYVVAVAELKRGSQHRQALDYWTGRLAELPPAPGLPLARRPEELTAPRFHRVHAELPQDRWRAVRDWAASTGLTPSAVLCTAFSEVLARWSDSPRFTVNVTTFNRLPLHPDVDSLVGDFTTTTLLAVDGARGATFAARARHLQERLWQDLEHRLVSGVDVLRMLRRRPDRRDEAMMPVVFTSTLLPGDALPGAGAPAWRARTVHAVSQTPQVLLDCQVGEQDGTLLCAWDFVAEAFPPGLVESMFDAFTTVLDALVETAVRTGGDLE, translated from the coding sequence GTGGCTGAGCTGGACCGGGACCGGGTGCTCCTCGGCGCCTCGACCGCCGAGGAGGTCGAGCTGCGGCGGCGGATCGCCGCGTTGCCACCCGAGCGCCGCGCGCTGTTCGAGGAGGCGTTGAGCGCGGGGCTGGCCGAGAGCGGTCCACCCGGCCGCCCCGCGGTGGCGGGAGGGCCGGTGCGGCCGTCCTTCGGCCAGGAGCGGATGTGGGTGCTCAGCAGGCTGACCCCGGTGGCGTACAACTACGCCACCGCGGTGCGCCTGCGCGGCAGGTTCAACCCGGTCGCGTTGCGCGCCGCCGTCGACGCGGTGGCGCGCCGCCAGGAGTCGTTGCGCACCAGCCTGGTCCACGCCGGCGACGGCGGCCTGGTGTGCTCGGTCGCCGAGCGGGTCGCCGTGCCGCTCCGGATCGTGGACCTCGGGCCTGCCGGGGACGACGGGCTGCTCGAACGGCTCGTGACGGCCGAGATCGGCAGCCCCTTCGACTTGGCGCAGGGCCCGCTGCTGCGGTCTGCGGTGTTCCGGCTCGGCCCCGACGACCACTTAGTCCTGCTGACCGCGCACCACGTGATCACCGACGGCTGGTCCAACGGCGTGCTGGCGCAGGACCTGTCGCAGGGCTACCGAGACCTGGTCGCCGGACATCCGGTCCGGCTCCCCATGCCCGAACTCGGCTACCGCGATTTCGCCGCCTGGCAGCGGAACCGGGCCGAGGGGCCCCAGTCGCGGGAGCTGACCGACTTCTGGCGGGAGCGGCTCGTCGACCTGCCGCACACCGAGTTGCCCCTCGACCGCCCCCGGCCGGCCACCGGGCGGGGCGCTGGTGCGAACCACAGCCTGGTGCTCGGCCCCGACCTCGCGGCCGGTCTGGAGCGGCTGCGCCGGGAGAACGGCGGGTCGCTGCTCGTGCTCGTGCTGACCGCGCTCGCGGTGGTGCTGCGCGCGATGACCGGACAGGGCGACCTTGCGCTGGGCACGCTCGTTTCCGGGCGCTCCCGACCGGAGTTCCAGCGCCTCGTCGGCTACTTCGTCAACGTCGTCCTGCTGCGCCTGTCCGCCCCGGAGGGCGCGAGCTTCCGCGCCACCTGGGCCGGAGTCCGGGAGGCGGTGCGGGAGAGCCTGGCGCACCAGGAGCTGCCCTACGAGAAGCTCCTTGAGCTGCACCGCGAGTCCGGTCGGTCCGGGAACCCCATCCGGGTGCTCTGCGTCGCCCAGCAGGCGCGACCATCCCTCGAACTGCCGGGCCTGGACGTCGAGCAGCTCGAGGTCGAGCCCGGCGCCGCGCAGTACGACCTGCTGGTGGAAGTCGGCGAGGACGCGTCCGGCGTCCGGATCTCCTGCCAGTACGACGTCGACCTGTTCACCGGGGCAACGGTCCGGCAGCTCGCCGAGCACCTGCGCACCGTGCTGGTGGGCGCCGTCCAGGGCGCGGACCGGACGGGCGCCGAACTGCTCGCCGAGCCGAGCGGGCGCGCCGCGCCCACTGCGGCACCCCCGGCGGCGGAGAGCGTCTCCGCCCTGTTCGAGCAGCAGGCGCGCCGCACCCCCGACGCGGTTGCGCTCCACGACGGCCCGCACGCGGTCACCTACCGGGCGCTGGACCGGCGCGCGAACCAGCTCGCCGACCTGCTCGCCGAGCGCGGGGTGGCGCCGGGCGACCGGGTCGCCTGCTGCCTGCCCCGCTCGACGCACTCCGTGCTCGCCGCCCTCGCGGTGCTCAAGCTGGGGGCCGCGTACGTCGCCGTCGACCCTAGGCAGCCCGCGGAGCGGATCGGCGGCATCCTCGCCGACGCTCGGTCGAGGTGCGCGCTCACCACCGCCGAGTTCAGCGGGGTTGCCGCCGTGGCCGACGTTCCCCTGGTCGTGCTGGACGAGGTGGGCGGTGAGCTGGCGGGACGGTCCGCCCACTGGCGCTCCCGGCCCGTGCACCACGACTCGGTGGCCTACCTGGTCTACACCTCGGGGTCGACCGGTGCGCCCAAGGGGGTGCTCGGCACGCACCGCGGTCTGGTCAACCGGATCCGCTGGACGCAGCGCGCCTACCCGACCGGCGACGCGGAGGTCTGGGCGGCCAGGACCTCCCCCGGCTTCGTCGACGCCGTCTGGGAGATCTTCGGCCCGCTCCTGTCCGGTGTGCCGCTCGTGCTGGTGGGTGCGGCCGACACCGCCGACCCGGCCCGGCTGGTCGAGGTGCTCGCGACGTGGCGGGTGACCCGGCTGGTGGCCGTCCCGACGCTGCTGCGGATCATGCTGGAGGACCGGCCGGACCTGGAGCGCGACCTGCCGCTCCTGCTCACCTGGGTCAGCAGCGGCGAGGCGCTGACCACCGAGCTCGCGGAGCGGTTCCACCGCGGGCTGCCGGGACGGCGGCTGCTCAACCTGTACGGCAGCGCCGAGGTGGCCGCCGACGCGACCGCGTTCGAGGTGGCGCCCGGCTGCGCGAACCACCCCGCGGTCCCGATCGGCGCCCCGCTGGACGGGGTGGACGTCGAGGTGCTGACCCCGTCGGGCGTGCCCGCGCCCCCGCTGGGCGTCGGCGAACTGCACGTCGGGGGAGCCGGTCTCGCGCTCGGCTACCACTGCCGTCCGGCCGAGACCGCGGCCCGTTTCCTGCCCGCGCCCGGAGCGGACCGCGCGGGCAGGCGCCGGTTCCGCACCGGCGACCAGGTCCGCCGCCGGGTGGAGGGCGGCCTCGACTACCTCGGCAGGCTGGACTCGCAGGTGCAGATCCGGGGGCACCGGGTCGAGCCCGGCGAGGTGGAGGGCGTCCTGCGCGAACACCCGCGGGTCCGCGAGGCCGCGGTCACCGCGAGGGCGGACGCGATCGGCGACCTCTCGCTCGTCGCGTACGTGGTCACGGCGGACGACACCGGGCAGGCCGACGACCTGACCGCTTTCCTGAGGCGGCGGCTACCACCGTACGCCGTGCCCTCCGCCGTGGTCCGACTGCCCGAGCTGCCGCTCAACGCGAGCGGCAAGGTCGACCGCCCGCGCCTGCCCCACCCCGGCCCGGAGCGGGACAGGCCCGCGCCCGTCCGGCCGGGCACGCCGCTGGAAGCCGCAGTCCTCGACGTCTTCGAGGACGTCCTGCCCGTGGCTGCCCGCCCGCGCGCCTCCGACGACTTCTTCCTGCTTGGCGGCCACTCGCTGCTCGCCGCCCACGTGGCCGCCCTGCTGCGCGAGCGGCTCGGTGTCGAGGTCTCGCTGGGCGACCTCCTCGCCGCCCCGACGGCAGTCGGCCTCGCCACGCGCCTGGAGCACGCAGCCGCCCCGCCCGAGGCGCGGACGGCGTCCGGCCCGGCCGCGCGGATCGCGCCCGACCCTGCGGCGGCCCACGAGCCGTTCCCCCTCACCGAGGTCCAGCGGGCCTACCTGGTCGGCCGCGACGCGGAGTTCGACCTCGGCGAGGTCGCCACCCACGCCTACCTGGAGCTGAACGCGGCCGGACTCGACATCGACCGGTTCGAGACCGCGCTCAACGAGGTCATCGGGCGGCACCCGATGCTCCGCGCCGTGATGTCCCACGACGGCACCCAGCGAGTGCTGGAGTCGGTGCCCCGCTACCTGGTCGCGCACCAGGACCTGAGCCGGGACGACAGCTCCGCGCGACGGCGGCGACTGCTGCGCTGGCGCGAGGAGCTGTCGCACCAGGTGCTGCCCGCCGACCGGTGGCCGCTGTTCGACGTGCGGGTCTCCCGGCTGCCCGGCCGCGATGCGGTGGTGCACATCAGCGTCGACGCCCTGATCTGCGACGCCTACAGCTTCGGCCTGGTGATGACCGAGCTGGCCGACCGCTACGCCGGACGCGGCGGCGCGCACCCGCCGCTGGGCCTGACCTTCCGGGACTACGTGCTGGCGCAGGAGCGCCGACGCCGGGAGCCCGCCCACGAGAAGGCGCTGGCGTACTGGCGGGACCGGCTCGCCGAGCTGCCCGCCGGGCCGGAGCTGCCGATGGCCACGTCGCCGGAGCACGTGGACCGACCCCGGTTCGCCCGCCGCTCAGGACGGCTTGAGAAGAGCGACTGGTCGGCGCTGAAGGCCAGGGCTGCGGAACGCGGCCTGACCGCGTCCGCGCTCTTGCTGAACGCCTTCGTCGAGGTCGTGACCCGGTGGAGCAGGCGACCGCACTACAGCCTGGTGCTCACGGTGTTCCAGCGTGAATCGGCGCACCCCGAGGTCGGCGGCCTCGTCGGCGACTTCACCTCGCTGTCCGTGCTGGAGGTCGACCGCCGCACCAGGTCGACCTTCGCCGAGCACGCCCACGCGCTCCAGCGAAGGCTGTGGGACGACCTGGACCACGCGCAGGTCAGCGGCGTCGAGGTGATGCGCTGGTGGAACCGGGAGCGCGGCCTGCCACCGGGTGCGCTGACCCCGGTGGTGTTCACCTCGAACCTGCCGGTGGGCGGCGCGCCACGTCCCGAGGCGGCCGACTCGCCCTTCGGCGAGGTCGGCTTCGCCATCACCCAGACGCCGCAGGTGCACCTGGACCACCAGGTTGGCGAGCAGGGCGGTGCGCTGGTCTTCAACTGGGACTCGGTGGACGAGCTGTTCAGCCCTGGAGTGGTCGACGGCATGTTCGACGAGTACCGGCGCCTGCTCGGCGCGCTGGTCGAGGACGAGTCCGGGTGGACGGCCCCGCTGGAGGCGGCCCTGCCTGCCGCGCAGGCGGCCACGCGCGCCGGGGTCACCGTCGAGTCGGACGCCGCGCCGCCTCGCTGCCTGCACGAGGCCGTGCTCGCGGCGGCCGAGCGCCTGCCGGACCACGTGGCGGTGGTCGACGGCCTGACCCGGACGACCTACCGCGACCTCGTCGCGCGTGCCCACCGGGTCGCGCGCACGCTGCTTGCCCGGCCAGGCCCCCGGCAGACCCTGGTCGGGATCGCCATCCGCAAGAGCTGGCAGCAGGTGGCCGCCGCCCTGGGCGTGGTCGAGGCGGGGATGGCGTTCCTGCCGCTGGACGTCGACCTGCCGCCCGCGCGACTGCGGCACCTGGTGGAGCGCGGCGAGCTGCGCACCGTCCTCACCGCGGGCGAGGACGCGCGGCGGCTGCCGCTGCCGCCGGACGTCCTGGTGGTGGACCTGGACGACGACGCTGCCCTCGACCCGTCCACCGCCCCACCCCTGGTTCCCGTCGACCCCGCCGACCTGGCCTACGTCATCTTCACCTCCGGCTCCACCGGGACGCCCAAGGGCGTGATGATCGACCACCGCGGCGCGGCCAACACCGTCGACGCGGTCAACGGGCGGTTCGGCATCGGACCGGAGGACCGGGTGCTGGCGGTGTCCTCGCTCAGCTTCGACCTCGCCGTCTACGACCTGTTCGGGCTGCTCGCGGCCGGTGGCACGGTGGTGCTGCCCGAGCACGGGAAGCGGCGCGACCCGGCGCACTGGTCCGACCTGGTCCGGCGCGAGCGGATCACCGTCTGGAACTCGGTGCCTGCCCTGGCGGGGGTGCTCGCCGACCACGTGGAGCTGCTCGCTCCGGATGCCCTGGCCTCGTTGCGGCTGGTGATGCTCAGTGGCGACTGGATCCCCATCGCGCTGCCAGACCGGGTCCGCGCGCTCGCCGGGCGCGCGACCGTGCTCAGCCTGGGCGGCGCGACGGAGGGCTCCATCTGGTCGGTCTGGTACCCGATCGGCGAGGTGGACCCGGCGTGGCCCAGCGTCCCCTACGGGGTGGCCATGCCCGGTCAGTCCGCTCGCGTGCTCGACGAGGACCTGCGCCCGCGCCCGGACTGGGTCGTGGGGGAGCTCTTTCTCGGCGGCCAGGGCGTGGCGCTGGGCTACTGGCGCGACCGGGAGCAGACCGACCACCGCTTCCCCACCGACCCCGACACCGGCGGACGGCTCTACCGGACCGGCGACCTGGCCCGCCACCTGCCCGACGGCAACCTGGAGTTCCTCGGGCGCGAGGACGGCCAGGTCAAGGTCAACGGCTACCGCGTCGAGCTGGGCGAGGTGGAGACGGCTGTGCAGCGACTGCCCGGCGTGCAGGCCGCCGCTGTCGTCGCCGCGGGCGAGCCGGGCGCGGATCGGCGACTCGTGGCTTTCTACGTGCCGGAACCGGGCTTCGAGCCCGACCCCGTCGGGCTGCGCCCGCGGCTCGGGGAAGCGCTGCCGGGCTACCTGGTGCCTGCCCTGTTCCGACCGCTGGACCGGATCCCCCTGACCCCCAACGGGAAGGTCGACCGGTCCGCCCTGCAGGAGCGCGTCGCGGACCGGGGCAGGCCCGCACCGGCCGCGCGCCCCGCGACCCCCGCGCGCGGGACCCGGTTGCACGAGGGCATCGGCGCGATCTGGGCGGAGCTCCTGTCCGTGCCCGAGGTCCGGCCGCAGGACGACTTCTTCGCCCTCGGCGGCACCTCGCTCCAGGCGATCCGGCTGGTCGCGAAGGTCCGCGAGCAGCTCGGCCTCCGGATTCGGCTGAACCAGCTGTTCGAGAACCCCACGCCCGCCGCCCTCGCCGACGCGGTGACCGGTGCGCAGTCGGGCGAGGGCCCCGAACCGGGTGCTCTCCCCGCTCTCGCCCCGAGCCCCGGAGACCGGTACGAGCCCTTCCCCCTGACCGACATCCAGCACGCCTACTGGCTGGGCAGGCGGGCGGGCCTCGGGCTCGGAGGCGTCGCGACGCACGGCTACGTGGAGATGGACGTCGACGACCTGGACCTCGGCCGTCTCGAGCGGGCGCTGCGGGTGCTCGTAGACCGGCACGACGCGCTCCGGACCGTCGTGCGCCGGGACGGGACCCAGCAGGTCCTCAAGACCGTTCCCGGCTACCGGATCGAGACCGCCGACCTGCGCGCCCAGCCGTCCGAGGCGGCGGCGGAACGGCTCGCCGAGGTGCGCGCCGAGATGTCGCACCAGGTCCGGGACGCGGGCAGCTGGCCGCTGTTCGAGCTGCGCGCCCACCGCCTGGACGACCTCGTCACGCGGCTGCACCTGAGCATCGACCTGCTCATCGCAGACGCGCACAGCTCCCGCATCCTCACCGGTGAGCTGATGGCCGCCTACCAGGACCCGGCCGCCACGCTGCCCGAACCCGCCTGCACCTTCCGCGACTACGTCGTGGCGGTGGCGGAGCTGAAGCGGGGCTCCCAGCACCGCCAGGCCCTGGACTACTGGACCGGCAGGCTGGCCGAGCTGCCCCCTGCCCCTGGCCTGCCCCTGGCGCGCAGGCCGGAGGAGCTGACCGCCCCACGCTTCCACCGGGTGCACGCGGAGCTCCCGCAGGACCGGTGGCGCGCGGTCCGGGACTGGGCCGCGTCGACCGGGCTCACGCCGTCCGCGGTGCTCTGCACCGCCTTCAGCGAGGTCCTGGCGCGCTGGAGCGACAGCCCGCGCTTCACGGTGAACGTCACCACGTTCAACCGGCTGCCCCTGCACCCCGACGTCGACTCGCTGGTCGGGGACTTCACCACCACCACGCTGCTCGCCGTGGACGGCGCGCGCGGCGCCACGTTCGCGGCGCGGGCCAGGCACTTGCAGGAGCGGCTGTGGCAGGACCTGGAACACCGCCTGGTCAGCGGCGTGGACGTGCTCCGGATGCTGCGCCGCCGCCCCGACCGGAGGGACGAGGCGATGATGCCGGTGGTGTTCACCAGCACCCTGCTGCCCGGTGACGCGCTCCCCGGCGCGGGCGCCCCCGCCTGGCGTGCCAGGACCGTGCACGCGGTCAGCCAGACCCCGCAGGTGCTGCTCGACTGCCAGGTCGGCGAACAGGACGGCACGTTGCTGTGCGCCTGGGACTTCGTCGCCGAGGCGTTCCCGCCAGGACTGGTGGAAAGCATGTTCGACGCGTTCACCACGGTGCTCGACGCCCTCGTCGAGACGGCCGTGCGAACTGGAGGTGACCTGGAATGA
- the asnB gene encoding asparagine synthase (glutamine-hydrolyzing), which produces MCGIYGVFGDGGLSPADASAAVEALRPRGPDGTGVWASPSGRAVLGHTRLAVVDPVGSAQPIADGAGEAVIVVNGEFYDHRRVRRDLARTGHPCRTGGDSEIALRLYLRDGHRALRELRGEFAFALWDERRGELFAARDRFGVKPLFYAERNGRLYLSSEIKALLACGVPARWDLAAYAAHLQAALPPDRTLFAGVRQLPPGCYLVAGGEGVAVHRYWDLDYPTTEELAETERGGADALAGHVALVRSALDEAVRLRTVADVPLASHLSGGVDSSAVAALAARHAPITGFTVQFPDSALDESPIAARTATRLDLPLRRVGVEPADTAAHLVATLRAGEMVQENSHGVARFLHSAAIRAGGFKVALAGEGGDELFAGYPQSQRDLALSLDAAALERARAGYRKLSAFGAPRHLRSTLDRLGFLPGWLTQRHLAVVVPSRPLLRREFADLLDGTDSCGPLLDQSRSQLDGRPPLHQSSYLFAKGRLANYLLAAERLDAAHAVEARLPYLDHHLFATARAAALSWYAPGGRAKHVLREAVRDELSDEVYAGGKRGFFAPPAAAGDGLVALLRGLVDDSAMRDNPIYEPAAVRRFLDELDDRPAERQADSDRLLHLVTATSLLTTEFGMTADTGPTLGGSRG; this is translated from the coding sequence ATGTGCGGGATCTACGGCGTCTTCGGCGACGGTGGCCTGTCGCCCGCGGACGCGTCGGCGGCCGTGGAGGCGCTGCGCCCCAGGGGACCGGACGGAACCGGGGTGTGGGCGTCCCCGTCCGGGCGGGCCGTGCTCGGGCACACCCGGCTCGCCGTGGTCGACCCGGTGGGCAGCGCCCAGCCCATCGCGGACGGGGCTGGTGAAGCGGTGATCGTCGTCAACGGCGAGTTCTACGACCACCGGCGCGTTCGCCGCGACCTGGCGCGCACGGGGCACCCCTGCCGCACCGGCGGGGACAGCGAGATCGCCCTGCGGCTCTACCTCAGGGACGGGCACCGGGCCCTGCGCGAGCTGCGCGGCGAGTTCGCCTTCGCCCTCTGGGACGAGCGCAGGGGAGAGCTGTTCGCCGCGCGGGACCGGTTCGGCGTCAAGCCGCTGTTCTACGCCGAGCGGAACGGACGGCTGTACCTGTCTTCCGAGATCAAGGCGCTGCTGGCGTGCGGCGTCCCGGCGAGGTGGGACCTGGCCGCCTACGCCGCGCACCTGCAGGCGGCGCTGCCGCCGGATCGGACGCTGTTCGCCGGGGTGCGCCAGCTGCCACCGGGGTGCTACCTGGTGGCGGGCGGGGAGGGTGTGGCGGTCCACCGGTACTGGGACCTGGACTACCCGACCACCGAAGAGCTGGCGGAGACCGAACGCGGGGGAGCGGACGCCCTCGCCGGGCACGTGGCGCTGGTGCGCTCGGCCCTGGACGAGGCGGTGCGGCTGCGCACCGTCGCCGACGTGCCCCTGGCCAGCCACCTGAGCGGGGGCGTCGACTCGTCCGCGGTGGCCGCGCTCGCCGCGCGGCACGCCCCGATCACCGGTTTCACCGTCCAGTTCCCGGACTCCGCCCTGGACGAGAGCCCCATCGCGGCGCGCACCGCCACTCGGCTCGACCTGCCCCTGCGCCGGGTCGGGGTCGAGCCCGCAGACACCGCCGCCCACTTGGTGGCCACCCTGCGGGCCGGTGAGATGGTGCAGGAGAACTCGCACGGGGTGGCGCGGTTCCTGCACAGCGCCGCCATCCGCGCGGGCGGGTTCAAGGTCGCCCTGGCGGGCGAGGGCGGCGACGAGCTGTTCGCGGGCTACCCGCAGTCCCAGCGGGACCTGGCGCTCAGCCTGGACGCGGCCGCCCTGGAACGGGCCAGGGCCGGCTACCGCAAGCTCTCCGCCTTCGGCGCGCCGCGCCACCTCCGCAGCACGCTGGACCGGCTCGGCTTCCTGCCGGGCTGGCTCACCCAGCGGCACCTCGCCGTGGTCGTCCCCTCCCGCCCCCTGCTCCGCCGCGAGTTCGCCGACCTGCTGGACGGGACGGACTCCTGCGGCCCGCTCCTCGACCAGTCCCGCTCCCAGCTCGACGGCAGGCCGCCGCTGCACCAGTCCTCCTACCTCTTCGCGAAGGGCAGGCTGGCCAACTACCTGCTCGCGGCCGAGCGGCTGGACGCGGCCCACGCGGTGGAGGCGCGGCTTCCCTACCTCGACCACCACCTGTTCGCCACCGCGAGAGCCGCGGCCCTGTCCTGGTACGCGCCGGGGGGACGCGCCAAGCACGTGCTTCGTGAGGCCGTTCGCGACGAGCTGTCCGACGAGGTCTACGCGGGCGGCAAGCGCGGCTTCTTCGCCCCGCCCGCAGCGGCTGGCGACGGGCTGGTCGCACTCCTGCGCGGCCTCGTGGACGACTCGGCGATGCGGGACAACCCCATCTACGAACCGGCTGCCGTGCGCCGGTTCCTCGACGAGCTGGACGACCGGCCCGCCGAGCGGCAGGCGGACAGCGACCGCCTGCTGCACCTGGTGACGGCGACCAGCCTGCTCACCACCGAGTTCGGCATGACCGCCGACACCGGACCGACCCTCGGAGGCAGTCGTGGCTGA